From the genome of Corallococcus macrosporus DSM 14697:
GGTGGCGCTCGCCACGGACGGAGTGCTCGCGCTCGAAATGGCCGAGCGCGAGCAACCCGACCTGGTGGTGCTGGACCTCAACCTTCCCGGGCAGGACGGCTTCGAGGTGATGGAAGCCTGGCGCTTCCGGCTCCGTGTCCCCATCATCGTCCTCACCGCGAGGCAGGAGCTGGAAGCCCGGCTGCGCTCCTTCGGCCTGGGGGCGGCCGACTACCTCCCCAAGCCCTTCTGGATGGAGGAGCTGGTCGCCCGCATCCGCGCGCGGCTCCTCCTCCAGGAGGAGCGCCCGCGACGCGTGCTGCGCTGGGACGACGTGAGCCTGGACCTCGACGCCCGCGAGGCGAGCCGCGAAGGCACCGGCGTCCTGCCGCTCACGCGCCACGAGTTCGACGT
Proteins encoded in this window:
- a CDS encoding response regulator transcription factor → MNPSARILVVEDDAPIAAGIVRGLKLAGFQVALATDGVLALEMAEREQPDLVVLDLNLPGQDGFEVMEAWRFRLRVPIIVLTARQELEARLRSFGLGAADYLPKPFWMEELVARIRARLLLQEERPRRVLRWDDVSLDLDAREASREGTGVLPLTRHEFDVLAYLVERPGRALTRAQIAQHALPPSEERDDRTVDSHVARIRKKLGPAGARIQTSWGIGYRFVPDEAPR